The DNA segment AACGGTCGCATAGAATCTTCGGGCGCTTCGATGAAAAGTCTTGACAAGACCCTGCGAAACTGATAGATTAATCGAATTTTAGTCAACAAGTCGATCTTCAAGGAAAAGATATGCCTACGATCAACCAGCTGGTCCGCAAGGGCAGGAAAAAGAGCAAGCGCAAGACCACCTCTCCGGCCCTGGAGAACTGCCCCCAGAAGAGGGGCGTGTGCACGAGGGTCTATACCACGACGCCGAAGAAACCGAACTCGGCCCTCAGGAAGGTGGCCAGGGTGAGGCTCACCAACGGCATCGAGGTCACCTCGTACATACCGGGCATAGGGCACAACCTCCAGGAGCACTCGGTCGTGCTCATCAGGGGCGGCAGGGTCAAGGACCTTCCGGGCGTGCGCTACCACATCGTGAGGGGGACGCTCGATACCGTGGGTGTCGCAGACCGCAAGCAGGGCCGCTCCAAGTACGGCGCCAAGAGGTCCAAGTAACCGCCCTGTGGCCCGGGGCCGCAGCCCCGGCGGTTCTTCGCAACCGAGGCAAAGGCTGCGGCGTTTTTGTCTTTCGGGACTCGGCGGGGGGCGACGGGTGCAGCCCCGTAGGCCCTGGAGCCCCGGTTGCGGCAAGGGGGCGCCCGGCGAGGGAGGCAGCGCCGCGGGGCCGGGAGTTCCGGCCGCGAGCGGGGGGCGCCCGGTGTCAAGGGGAGGTTGCGCTGTTTCGTCTCGTGGCCGGTCTTCAGCAGTTTAGTGATGATCGCCCGATGAGCGCCCAGTGTTCAGGAGAGGTTGCGCCGTTTCTGCGCCCGGCTCGGGGCCTTGAGTGAATCGCAATAGGAGGCAGTGATGGCCCGCAAGGGAAGAGCACCGAAAAGAGAGATTCTGCCTGACCCGAAGTACGGCGACAAGATCGTGGCCAGGCTTATCAACAAGCTCATGCTCGACGGCAAGAAGAGTGTGGCCGAGCGGATCGTGAACGGCTCCTTCGACATAGTCAGGGAGAAGACCAAGACCGATCCTCTCAAGGTCTTCAGGAAGGCCATGGAGAACATAAAGCCCGTCATCGAGGTGCGCAGCAGGCGCGTGGGCGGCGCGACCTACCAGGTGCCCGTGGAGGTGAGGGCCGAGCGCAGGATGTCGCTTGCGCTGCGCTGGCTCGTCAACTACTCGCGCAACAGGAGCGAGCGCACCATGACGGAGAAGCTCGCCGGCGAGCTCATGGACGCCTACAACAACCGCGGCGGCGCGGTGAGGAAGAGAGAAGAGGTCCACAAGATGGCCGAGGCCAACAAGGCCTTCGCCCATTACCGCTGGTAAGGACCCGACCCTAAGGAGCAGACCCCCTTGGCAAGAAGCGTACCTTTAGATAGACAGAGAAACATCGGTATAATGGCCCACATCGACGCGGGCAAGACCACCACTACCGAGCGCATACTCTACTATACCGGTGTGACCTACAAGATAGGCGAGGTCCACGACGGCACGGCCGTCATGGACTGGATGGACCAGGAGCGCGAGCGTGGCATCACCATCACCTCGGCCGCCACGACCTGCTTCTGGAAGGACCACCGCATAAACATCATCGACACGCCCGGCCACGTGGACTTCACCATCGAGGTGGAGCGCTCGCTGCGCGTGCTCGACGGCGCCGTCGCCGTCTTCTGCTCGGTCGGCGGTGTCGAGCCCCAGAGCGAGACCGTCTGGCGCCAGGCCGACAAGTACAGGGTCCCGAGGATCGCCTTCATAAACAAGATGGACCGCGTGGGCGCAGACTTCTTCAGGGTCGTCGACATGATGGTGGAGCGCCTCAAGGCCACCCCCCTGGTCCTCCAGCTCCCCATAGGGGCGGAGGACTCCTTCGCCGGCGTCGTCGACCTCGTGAGTGAAAAGGCCTATATCTGGGATGAGTCGACCCTCGGCGCCAAGTACAGGGTCGAAGACGTGCCCGAGGAGCTCCGGGACCGGACGGCCGAGTACCGCGAGAAGATAATCGAGGCCGCCGCCGACGTGGACGAGTCCATTATGGAGAAGTACCTCGAGGGCGGAGAGGTGACGGCCGACGAGCTCAGGGAGGCGGTCCGCAAGGCGACCATCGCGCTCAAGGTCACCCCCGTTCTCTGCGGCACGGCCTTCAAGAACAAGGGCGTTCAGACGCTGCTCGACGCGGTGATCGACTACCTTCCCTCGCCCCTCGACATCGAGGCCATAAAGGGCGTCAACCCCAAGACCGGCGAGATCGAGCCCCGCGAACCGAAGGACGACCTGCCCCTTGCGGCCCTGGCCTTCAAGATCATGACCGACCCCTTCGTCGGCCAGCTCACCTTCTTCAGGGTCTACTCCGGCACGCTCGCCGCCGGCTCCTACGTCTACAACTCCACCAAGGACCAGAAGGAGAGGATCGGCAGGCTCGTGAAGATGCACTCCAACAAGCGCGAGGAGGTCAAGGAGGTCTACGCCGGTGACATAGCCGCCGCCGTGGGCCTTAAGTCGACCACCACGGGCGATACCATCTGCGTGCCCGAGCATCCCATAATACTCGAATCCCTCGACATTCCCGAGCCGGTCATGAGCATCGCCATCGAGCCCAAGACCAAGGCGGACCAGGAAAAA comes from the Deltaproteobacteria bacterium genome and includes:
- the fusA gene encoding elongation factor G, whose translation is MARSVPLDRQRNIGIMAHIDAGKTTTTERILYYTGVTYKIGEVHDGTAVMDWMDQERERGITITSAATTCFWKDHRINIIDTPGHVDFTIEVERSLRVLDGAVAVFCSVGGVEPQSETVWRQADKYRVPRIAFINKMDRVGADFFRVVDMMVERLKATPLVLQLPIGAEDSFAGVVDLVSEKAYIWDESTLGAKYRVEDVPEELRDRTAEYREKIIEAAADVDESIMEKYLEGGEVTADELREAVRKATIALKVTPVLCGTAFKNKGVQTLLDAVIDYLPSPLDIEAIKGVNPKTGEIEPREPKDDLPLAALAFKIMTDPFVGQLTFFRVYSGTLAAGSYVYNSTKDQKERIGRLVKMHSNKREEVKEVYAGDIAAAVGLKSTTTGDTICVPEHPIILESLDIPEPVMSIAIEPKTKADQEKLGVSLAKLAVEDPSFQVRTDEETGQTLISGMGELHLEIIVDRLMREFKVEASVGKPQVAYKETILRGAKAEGKYVRQTGGRGQYGHVWLEVEPLERGAGFEFVNKIVGGVVPKEYIGPVEAGVREAMESGTLAGYPVVDVRVTLFDGSYHDVDSSEMAFKIAGSMGFKAAVRQAGQVLLEPIMAVEVIVPEEFMGDVIGDLNSRRGRVTKLDTRAGLQVISAEVPLASMFGYSTELRSRTQGRASFTMQYSHYEQVPTSIMEMLVAKVQGKNVSNT
- a CDS encoding 30S ribosomal protein S7: MARKGRAPKREILPDPKYGDKIVARLINKLMLDGKKSVAERIVNGSFDIVREKTKTDPLKVFRKAMENIKPVIEVRSRRVGGATYQVPVEVRAERRMSLALRWLVNYSRNRSERTMTEKLAGELMDAYNNRGGAVRKREEVHKMAEANKAFAHYRW
- a CDS encoding 30S ribosomal protein S12 encodes the protein MPTINQLVRKGRKKSKRKTTSPALENCPQKRGVCTRVYTTTPKKPNSALRKVARVRLTNGIEVTSYIPGIGHNLQEHSVVLIRGGRVKDLPGVRYHIVRGTLDTVGVADRKQGRSKYGAKRSK